In Equus przewalskii isolate Varuska chromosome 6, EquPr2, whole genome shotgun sequence, one DNA window encodes the following:
- the LOC103562102 gene encoding olfactory receptor 8D2, whose amino-acid sequence MAKSNHSSVTEFILEGLTKRPELQLPLFILFLGIYVVTVVGNLGMILLIAISSQLHSPMYYFLSNLSFIDLCYSSVITPKMLVNFVSEKNIISFLECMTQLYFFLIFVIADGYLLTAMAYDHYVAICSPLFYNIIMRHRVCSIMMVVVYSLGLFGATAHTTCMSVLSFCGCHIISHYFCDILHLLTLSCSSTHINEILLFIIGGVNTLAPTLAVFISYAFILSSILCIHSTEGRSKAFGTCSSHLMAVGIFFGSITFMYVKPRSSNTREQEKISSVFYTTVIPMLNPLIYSLRNKDVKNALRKVTGRK is encoded by the coding sequence ATGGCTAAGTCAAATCATTCTTCAGTGACTGAGTTCATCCTTGAAGGGTTAACAAAACGACCAGAGCTTCAACTGCCACTCTTCATCCTGTTCCTTGGAATATATGTGGTCACAGTGGTGGGAAACCTGGGCATGATCCTCTTAATCGCTATCAGTTCTCAACTTCACTCTCCAATGTATTATTTTCTCAGTAATTTGTCATTCATTGACCTCTGCTACTCTTCTGTCATTACTCCAAAGATGCTAGTGAACTTTGTGTCAGAGAAAAACATTATCTCCTTTCTTGAGTGCATGActcagctttatttcttcctaataTTTGTAATAGCAGACGGCTACCTTCTGACCGCCATGGCATATGACCATTATGTTGCTATCTGTAGCCCACTGTTTTATAATATTATCATGCGCCATAGGGTCTGTTCCATAATGATGGTGGTGGTATATTCATTGGGTTTATTTGGGGCCACAGCCCATACTACCTGCATGTCAGTGTTGTCCTTCTGTGGGTGTCATATTATCAGTCATTATTTTTGTGATATTCTACACTTGTTGACTCTCTCTTGCTCCAGCACTCACATCAATGAGATACTGTTGTTTATTATTGGAGGTGTTAATACCTTAGCACCTACACTGGCTGTATTCATCTCTTATGCATTCATTCTTTCTAGTATCCTTTGTATTCATTCCACTGAGGGAAGGTCCAAAGCCTTTGGTACTTGTAGTTCTCATCTCATGGCTGTGGGTATCTTTTTTGGGTCTATAACATTCATGTATGTTAAGCCACGTTCTAGTAACACCAGGGAACAAGAGAAGATATCCTCAGTGTTCTATACCACAGTGATCCCCATGCTGAATCCCCTGATATATAGCCTGAggaacaaggatgtgaagaatGCACTGAGGAAGGTGACTGGGAGAAAGTAG